A window from Cellulomonas sp. C5510 encodes these proteins:
- a CDS encoding peptidoglycan-binding domain-containing protein yields the protein MQTIASPNKYAGRASAVEVIVIHTMEAPEGTATAEQIAAYFAKPSTRASAHVCADSDSLVRCVADQDTAWAAPGANANGLQLELAGYAKQTAAEWADAYSTAMLELAAQQCAEWVRKYGIPIRHLTVAELKAGRMGFVAHDDVSKAFRKSTHWDPGPDFPWGPFLARVSALVSGAVPVVNPIPAPAPPTVIRQGARGSLVTRVQSFLGITADGIFGPATHAAVAAYQRALGLTVDGIVGAQTWEAINAGRRASAGPSTRDAAQTRATQAAVHATVDGYWGDDTDNGVNIVRAALNGQKDRQAQVTVGAAPDGIWGAKSQAALVATVKKLQAAWGVKDDGVWGSKTEAAYQAARARNYKAW from the coding sequence ATGCAGACCATCGCGAGCCCGAACAAGTACGCCGGCCGCGCGTCGGCGGTCGAGGTCATCGTGATCCACACGATGGAGGCACCGGAGGGTACCGCGACGGCCGAGCAGATCGCGGCGTACTTCGCGAAGCCGTCCACCAGAGCGTCGGCGCACGTGTGCGCGGACAGCGACTCGCTCGTGCGGTGCGTCGCTGACCAGGACACCGCGTGGGCGGCCCCGGGTGCGAACGCCAACGGGCTGCAGCTCGAACTCGCCGGGTACGCGAAGCAGACCGCGGCCGAGTGGGCGGACGCGTACTCCACGGCGATGCTCGAGCTCGCCGCGCAGCAGTGCGCCGAGTGGGTCCGCAAGTACGGCATCCCGATCCGGCACCTGACGGTCGCGGAGCTGAAGGCCGGTCGCATGGGCTTCGTCGCGCACGACGACGTGTCGAAGGCGTTCAGGAAGTCCACGCACTGGGACCCCGGTCCGGACTTCCCGTGGGGGCCGTTCCTTGCCCGGGTGTCCGCCCTGGTGTCGGGTGCGGTCCCGGTCGTGAACCCGATCCCCGCGCCGGCGCCCCCGACGGTCATCCGGCAGGGGGCGCGTGGGTCGCTCGTCACGCGGGTGCAGTCGTTCCTCGGGATCACGGCGGATGGGATCTTCGGGCCGGCGACGCACGCCGCGGTCGCCGCCTACCAGCGGGCGCTCGGGCTGACCGTAGACGGGATCGTCGGCGCGCAGACGTGGGAGGCGATCAACGCCGGCCGCCGCGCCTCGGCCGGCCCGAGCACCCGCGACGCCGCGCAGACCAGGGCGACGCAGGCCGCGGTCCACGCCACCGTCGACGGGTACTGGGGCGACGACACCGACAACGGCGTGAACATCGTCCGCGCCGCCCTCAACGGACAGAAGGACCGGCAGGCGCAAGTCACCGTCGGCGCCGCCCCGGACGGGATCTGGGGTGCGAAGTCCCAGGCCGCGCTCGTCGCGACGGTGAAGAAGCTCCAGGCCGCGTGGGGCGTCAAGGACGATGGGGTGTGGGGTTCGAAGACCGAGGCCGCGTACCAGGCGGCCCGCGCCCGGAACTACAAGGCGTGGTGA